One stretch of Nomascus leucogenys isolate Asia chromosome 9, Asia_NLE_v1, whole genome shotgun sequence DNA includes these proteins:
- the CXCL1 gene encoding growth-regulated alpha protein has translation MARAALSAAPSNPRLLRVALLLLLLVAAGRRAAGASVATELRCQCLQTLQGIHPKNIQSVNVKSPGPHCAQTEVIATLKNGQKACLNPASPIVKKIIEKMLNSGKSN, from the exons ATGGCCCGCGCCGCGCTCTCCGCCGCCCCGAGCAATCCCCGGCTCCTGCGGGTGgcgctgctgctcctgctcctggtGGCCGCCGGCCGGCGCGCAGCAG GAGCGTCCGTGGCCACTGAACTGCGCTGCCAGTGCTTGCAGACCTTGCAGGGAATTCACCCCAAGAACATCCAAAGTGTGAACGTGAAGTCCCCCGGACCTCACTGCGCCCAAACCGAAGTCAT AGCCACACTCAAGAATGGGCAGAAAGCTTGTCTCAACCCCGCATCCCCCATAGTTAAGAAAATCATCGAAAAGATGCTGAACAG TGGCAAATCCAACTGA